The following is a genomic window from Saprospiraceae bacterium.
CGATTGTATTTTTCTCAAGCAGATTATTGGAACAAACTCACTCAAAATTACAACAGCAAAATCGATATCCCTTGCAGGCTCAAATACAAAGGCATAGACTACGATAGTGTAGGCATCAGATTTAAAGGACAAACGTCATATTTTTCCAACAATACCCCAAAAAAATCCTTCAATATCTCAATGGATGCTTTTAAGGATGATCAAAAACTGGCAGGCTACAAAACCCTAAACTTAAATAACTCTTTTCAGGATCCTTCTTTTATGAGAGAGGTGCTTTATTACAGACTTATCAGAAATCATAGTCAATCTGCAAGGGCAAATTTTGTGCGGGTATATATCAATGATGAAGACTGGGGAATCTATCTAAATGTCCAGCAGTTGAACAAAGATTTTATCGAAGAGTGGTATGAAAGCAATGATGGTATCAACATCAGAGCAGACAGGCCTGATGGTACTTCCACTGGTCCGGGCGGGCCTGGTGGTCAATGGGGTGATGGTACTGCCGGTTTTAATTATCTGGGAGCAGACACTGCATTGTATCAAAAATATTATACTCTCAAAAGCACAGACATGGCACAGCCCTGGCAAGAACTGGTGAAAGCATGTAATGTACTGAACAACAGCGGCACAAATCTGGAGATAGAAGCACCCAAGGTATTGGACATTGACAAAATTCTCTGGCATCTGGCATGTGAAATCGCATTTACAGATGATGACAGTTATGTATTTAAAGGTAAAATGGATTATTATCTGTACATGGACGCTGAAACAAAACGATGGACTTCATATGATTATGATGCCAACAGTACTTTTTCAACACAAAAGATCACCCAATGGTCTCCTTTTTATAATGAATCTAAACCAAACTATCCGCTTCTCAACAAACTACTTGCTGTTCCGGCATTCAGACAAAGATATCTTGCCCACATGCGCACTATCATATCTGAACTGATGGATGAATCAAAATCCAACCCAATCATTGAAAATTATGTCAACCTCATTAGAAGTGCCGTCATAGCTGATACGAAGAAAGTAACATCAGAATCTGCTTTTAACAGTGCAATCATCGCGCTGAAGGATTTCATAACAAGAAGAAAAAATTATTTACTATCTAATAGTGAAGTTAAAGCAGCTGCACCGGTCATCAGTGAAGCAAAATATAGAGTCAATAATGAAGATTGGGCTAAAGTGTATCCTGAAAGTGATGTTGTAGTAACAGCTTCGGTAAATTTCACCTCAGGTATCAACAAAGTAGTTCTTCATTATGGTACAGGACTGTCAGGCACATTTAATACTATCAATATGCTGGACAATGGTCAAGGCCATGATGCAAAAAGTAACGATGGAATTTTTACAGCCTCTTTACCCAGGGCACAGGCTGGTTCTTTGGTAAAGTTTTATATTGAAGCCACCGGAAATGACAATGCCCGAACTAAAACATTTTTCCCTTCAGGTGCAGAACATCAACTGTTCATATATCAGGTTGGAACACTTCAAAACACTCAAAAAACCGTTGTAATCAATGAATTTATGGCTTCTAATGATAACACTGTGAAAGATGAAGTTGGTGAAATAGAAGATTGGATAGAGCTCTATAACCTCACGGATAAAGATATCAACATGAGTGGTTATTACATCACAGACAACCCACTTAACCTTAAAAAATTTCAATTTCCGACCAATACAATTATTAAGGCTAAAAGCTATGCTATTGTTTGGGCAGATGAAGATCAGGAACAGGGCCCATTACATGCCAATTTCAAACTTTCAGCTAGTGGTGAAGTTATTTACCTTTTGGACAATAATCTTGTCATGCTCGATAGTATCAGTTTCGGTGCTCAGACTACCAATAAGTCCGCTGCAAGAATACCCAACGGAACAGGAAATTTTGTAATCGGCAACCATACCTTTGGTGTAAATAATGATGGAACTTCTTCAGTACAGGATATTGTACAATCATATTTAAAAGTATACCCAAATCCAGCTTCACCGGGATTAGTAACCATCTCCAATCATGCTGATTACTCGCAAAACATATCTCTTTACCACATGAGTGGCACAAAGATAACCGATCAGACAGTTGGTCCGCATGTAGATTTGAATATTGAAATAAGCACTCCGGGAATTTACATTATCAAGTCCAATCATGAAGTTAAAAAACTCATCATCACAAAATGATCAGGAGTATAAAAGTGGATACAAAATGAAAAAAAATCAACATATTTTGTAGACATTTCGAAAAAATGTGATATTTTCACATGATGTCGCAGGAAGAAGTAATTATATTCAAAAATATAGACGCACAGGAATATCAAATCTTTGC
Proteins encoded in this region:
- a CDS encoding CotH kinase family protein, with the protein product MKYLYLIILLISTHLISICQKIPAQWRISNDGKYLIAGDQSSKGLYDESKVEDIRLYFSQADYWNKLTQNYNSKIDIPCRLKYKGIDYDSVGIRFKGQTSYFSNNTPKKSFNISMDAFKDDQKLAGYKTLNLNNSFQDPSFMREVLYYRLIRNHSQSARANFVRVYINDEDWGIYLNVQQLNKDFIEEWYESNDGINIRADRPDGTSTGPGGPGGQWGDGTAGFNYLGADTALYQKYYTLKSTDMAQPWQELVKACNVLNNSGTNLEIEAPKVLDIDKILWHLACEIAFTDDDSYVFKGKMDYYLYMDAETKRWTSYDYDANSTFSTQKITQWSPFYNESKPNYPLLNKLLAVPAFRQRYLAHMRTIISELMDESKSNPIIENYVNLIRSAVIADTKKVTSESAFNSAIIALKDFITRRKNYLLSNSEVKAAAPVISEAKYRVNNEDWAKVYPESDVVVTASVNFTSGINKVVLHYGTGLSGTFNTINMLDNGQGHDAKSNDGIFTASLPRAQAGSLVKFYIEATGNDNARTKTFFPSGAEHQLFIYQVGTLQNTQKTVVINEFMASNDNTVKDEVGEIEDWIELYNLTDKDINMSGYYITDNPLNLKKFQFPTNTIIKAKSYAIVWADEDQEQGPLHANFKLSASGEVIYLLDNNLVMLDSISFGAQTTNKSAARIPNGTGNFVIGNHTFGVNNDGTSSVQDIVQSYLKVYPNPASPGLVTISNHADYSQNISLYHMSGTKITDQTVGPHVDLNIEISTPGIYIIKSNHEVKKLIITK